The window AACCAACAACACAACTCTTACattatccccccccccccccccccccccacatggAGTGTTTCTATTAGTAAGACCATGTACATAGACTTGTAGATAACCTACAAAGGAGATGTACCATTAAAAAGGAGTAAATGGCGCGTGCAAGTCATTTGTGTGTTTCCTTCAAAAAAAAAACGCCACCTGTTCAGTTATCATTCGAACTCACAATCTCATTTTAGGAAAGTTGTTAGAAAAGGCTTTTTTATGGGAAATAAAAAAATTCACTGGAAATAAAGGTCCATTTTACATGATGGCATATGTTGCTAATTTAGTTTTTCTTTAGTGTCCGATGTCTGAAATTGGATTAGCAAGATATATTGGTTGTGGTTCATTGATGTATCAAATAAATGGTCTGATCTTTTTAATAGCCTATTTTCTATTTTGATCTGTATTGTGCTTTTAGTACATAGTAGATATCATTCTACATAGCTACAAGACCACAATAAGGCAAACCTCCTACCCTATTAACGCATTGAGAGGCAATTTTCTATGCATGGTGGTAGCTAcgcaccctctctctctctatatatatatgatGTGTTAGGTTTTTATGGCATTGATACAAGTGCCTTTTCGTTGCATAGAAATGGTCTTTTCTCATTTCTCTTTGTCTTTTTGCTTGTCTTTTTTCCACAAGTGCCTTTTCATCGTATAGAAAGGCCTTTTTCTCACTTCTCTATATCCTTTTACTTGCCTTTTTGGCACAATTGTCTTTTGCTTGCCTGGTTGGTCCTACGCACGAAAATAACTTTATTATCGCTGGGAAGATATTTCAATGGGCATTAAAAGGCCAAAAAGGCCCAAGTGGAAAAGTGCCTCCTTCCCTAAGGAAAGAGACCAAATTGGGGAAGGGGAGGAGTCAGACTCCTCCTCCCCTAGGCCGGCGCACCAAGGGAGACTCCTTTCCCCTTGGTggcagccctccctctccctccgaCCTATATATACTAGGGGATTTTGCTCCTTTCAAGACAAAAATTTCGAAGCCTTCTCTAGTCCTTCTAGTTCTTGCTGGTCCTAGATGACTAATTAGAGCTAGGCCAATCCTCttgtcctcataattagaagcccattatggttctaatctcctccctccAGTTCCCCGGTAACGATTAGCTCTGGGCTGCGAAGCGCTGCCGGATCGTGAAGGATGCACGcttgcaacaaagtagagatgtTGTGTGTTTTGTCTTCGGTTCGAGGGACTGTTCGTGGGAGGTACGAGGGATCATTCATCGACtgttcgagggactccaagtacaaTCTACACTGACACATTCTTCTTCCGCCACAACTCGATGACGGTAACAATCATGATCCCAACCCGTTTATGCATCTTCATATGATCTTGGGTGGTTGTAGGTgcaaaatttttgttttctgctacgtttcccaacagatCGCTACCCCTAGGTAATGAGCATATATGAACCCTGACCTCTACCATAAACCCTTATGATGATAATACCTCCCCTCGTTGCCCCATCTTTTCCGTAACCAATCATTGGTATGTGTATGTCATTTTGCCATCATCGCCGATCACCACTATGATTCTGATGTGCACATCTGAATCTTGACCATGATTAAACCCTAACAATGACAAAAGCAACAAATATAGCTTCAAACAACTGCAGTTATTGACTAGTTTTTTGTTTGAATTATTTGAGCTTTGTGTGATCGTGAtaaattttcttttcttttcaagTTTCACCATGAGGAGAGAGAGTTTTTTTCACGGGAAGAACGAGAGAGTTGAACATGGTAGAAAACAGGTAGAACACAGTGAATTGCCACTAAATTTTGTTGGTGAGAAAAGAAAGCCCCTAGCTGACGCTCGTGAATCTTAAACACAAGCTTTTTGCGCACTACGTGATTCAAATAGGCCAGCCCATTCGATGGGGCCATAGCGAGCCATGTTGTTTGACTACTAAGATCCTCCAAAACCTGCTCGattcaaatgggccggcccattcagTGGCGCCATAGTGAGCCATGCTGTGTGACTACTAAAATCCACAAAAAAACAACACCCTGTGAAGGAGTCGAACTCGATATCCCACGCCCGAGAGTGAATGTTCCTTACCAATTGAGCATCTCAGTGTTAGTAATTAATAAGCAACGCGGACATTTTAGGAACTAAATGCAATGATATATATTTTTTGACCATTTCTGGGAAAAGTGTGAAGATTTTTTCTAAAATGCCAATAATGTTTGAAATCATGAACAAACTTCAAAATTCAAACAAAATTTTTAAAACATGAACACAATTTTAAAATGTGAACATAATTTAAAAAATGCTaacaaatttttgaaaaaaattgtgaACAAATTTCGAATTCTGGACAATTTATTTGagatgtgaacattttttaagaaaGTGAATTTAGAATACACACTGAACATTTTCTTAGTATACAGTGAACATTATTTAAATAGACATTGAACATTCTTTAAATATATGGCGAACCTTTTGTCAAAtgcacattgaacattttttctTTACACGTTGAACATTTTTATGCACAGTAAACATTTTTTAATGTACGGCGAATATTCTTTCCCATTGTGTTGACCTTGTTTAGGAAAATATGAACGTAATTTGGGAAAACACGAACAATTTCTGAAAACAtgaacaaattttaaaatttgaagaTTTTCTAAAAGTTTTAATAAAATTTGAAATTCTGgtcattttttgaaaattttacaTCTATGAAAAAAGGAGAAAGCAAAGGAGAggtaaaataaaacagaaaaaacagaaaataaaaaagcaTGAAGAAAACCAGAAAAAACAGTAAAAAACAATACAGGGAAAAAAACAGGTTCAGAAACCGGTTGCTCGCTCGAAATGGGTCGGCCCATGTCGCGTCGCTCACTAAAGCGAAGCTGCGGAGAGCAACTAATTAATATAGGAGCACTCGTTCGGGAGCCTCCCAAGGGTGACTTGGGGTGGTTAGATCTTAGATGgtttttttgggttttttggcaTTTTGTTTTTTCACCTGTCTTTTTTAGCTTTTGGACAAAATAAATTCAATTTTTTGTGCAAAAAAAGtcatttcctttttctttttgtttccGTGAGATGCACGGATTTACTTTCATGAGAGACATGTTTTTGTTTCCGCGAGAGACATGGTCTTAGAAAGATTTGAACACACGatttaagagataaaatattttaaataaaCGAATTTATGAAAAAGGGAAAAACTCTCAAGTTAAGACAAGTGATGCACATGCATCATGTCACCTGTCGCCGTCTGGGAAGGTGAAAGTGATCTTTAAAAAAAGTACTCGTCAGTTAGTGATTTCGGAAGGTGCGACTATTGGACGTACGTGGACGGTAAATAGGATCTGCCGCGAGAAAACCCAAATGCTTACTACCGCCCTCTCTTATCTCTAAAAAACAAACTACCGCCCTCTCATAAAGGCCCACGTGCGACGGTCCATTAGGCCGACATTACATGGGCCGGACATTTATGACTCCGATAACAATTCCATCTCCATCGAGCCCAGCAAGAATATTGGCGCCGCCGTCCCTTCCTTTCTTCTCCCCCAATCCAACTCCAACTCCTGAAAATACCCCTACCGAAGCGCAAAAAGAAACTCGAAGCACAGGAACAGGAAGCaagctgcccccccccccccccccccccccccccccccccccgtcctcATCTCCGACTCACTCACGATCCGAGATCAGGTACGGCCCCGCCCCCGATTCCGCCGCCACTCGATCCCTCAGTACGCGCGCTTCTGCGAGCTCAGTTCGCCCTTGCGCCGCCGCAAATATATCGCCGCGAGAAGGGTTTCTAGGGTTTCCGCGGTCGCGATTTCTCCTTCCGATTAGTCTCGTTTCGGGCCCGTCGCTCGCTAGATCGGGGACGACCGTGGCGGTAGTGTGAAACCTAGGCCAGGGGAGTGGGGATACGGCCGCGGGTTGCGGTTGATTCGGTGGGACTGGTTCGGCGCGATCTTGATTTGTTTTCTGTTTGGTGGTGTGCTTGGGCGCAGGATGGCCGGATCGATGGAACTCCCTACCAAGGGCGGCTTCAGCTTCGACCTGTGCCGCAGGAACGCCATGCTGGAGAAGAATGGCCTCAAGATGCCCGGGTTCAGGAAGACCGGGACTACCATCGTCGGCCTCGTGTTTGCGGTGAGCCACTGCTCTTCTCCACTTACTCGCTTTTGAAGCCGGAAACAGAGGGGCAGTTTAGTATGTGATGTTACCAGCTACCGCTTAAGATTTTCTTGACGACAACACTCTTTGCAAATTAGACGGACTCTGGGAGAAATTACTTCGGATTATCTGTTTACCTTATGTTGCAGCACATTCCCATGTTCTGTCGATGGTAAATTTTCGTTTTAGAGTAAGTGAGTATGACGAAAATTAATGGAAGCTTGCATGCCAATCTCTGACCCTCACAGTAGTTCTTTCTAACTGACAATGGATGGAGAATCGAGCCATATGGCTTCAATCTGGCATCATTTTGTGGTTTCTCCATGAATAAATTACTGAAAACAAGGGGTTGATGAACCATGTTTTGTATCTAGGATGGAGTTGTTCTTGGCGCAGACACAAGGGCAACCGAGGGTCCTATAGTTGCTGATAAGAACTGCGAGAAAATTCATTTTATGGCACCAAACATATATTGCTGTGGTGCTGGAACTGCTGCTGACACAGAGGCTGTGACAGGTAAGAAAGAAGTTACTGACAGAAAGAAACCAAATCAATCTTCATTTGTTTCCTTGTATTTTTCTCTGAATCTATCACACAAACATCATGATGTGTGCTTTTACTCCAGATATGGTCAGCTCCCAGCTACAACTTCACCGTTATGCTACTAGCCGTGAGTCAAGAGTTGTAACCGCTCTTACACTACTGAAGACACACCTTTTTAACTACCAAGGTCATGTCAGTGCTGCTCTTGTTCTTGGCGGAGTAGATGTCACTGGACCACATCTACACACTGTGAGTATAATTGTTTGACGGTCTTCTGATAAGAGAAATTCAGGCTAGTTTTGGTAACTTTTTTGAATCCCCAGGTTTATCCGCATGGTTCCACCGATACTCTTCCTTTTGCCACGATGGGTTCTGGATCCCTTGCTGCAATGTCAGTGTTTGAGTCGAAGTACAGAGAAGGCCTCACAGTAAGTGAACAAACGCAACAGTTCGTGCACTTGACTATGTGGATATCTTAGTATTGCACGGGTGGTGACTTTGCTTTAGCAGATCACAGTGCTTGTTCTTTGTGTATCATTTTTTGTAACGAGATGTACCAACCGATTACTTTATCCTGCAGAGGGAGGAGGGAATTGCACTTGTAGCCGAGGCAATCCGTGCTGGTATCTTCAATGACTTGGGAAGTGGCAGCAACGTGGATGTTTGTGTGATAACCAAGGTATGTAATTATGTAACTTTTGTTCTGTTACCTGAGATGACAAACACTATTCATTATTTTTTTGAAAGTAAATAATGAGCTTCCAACCTACT is drawn from Aegilops tauschii subsp. strangulata cultivar AL8/78 chromosome 1, Aet v6.0, whole genome shotgun sequence and contains these coding sequences:
- the LOC109732036 gene encoding proteasome subunit beta type-7-B, translated to MAGSMELPTKGGFSFDLCRRNAMLEKNGLKMPGFRKTGTTIVGLVFADGVVLGADTRATEGPIVADKNCEKIHFMAPNIYCCGAGTAADTEAVTDMVSSQLQLHRYATSRESRVVTALTLLKTHLFNYQGHVSAALVLGGVDVTGPHLHTVYPHGSTDTLPFATMGSGSLAAMSVFESKYREGLTREEGIALVAEAIRAGIFNDLGSGSNVDVCVITKGNTEYLRNHELPNPRTFVSSKGYSFNKGHTEVLSTKITQLKLKPEVADGDAMEE